The Mucilaginibacter yixingensis genome window below encodes:
- a CDS encoding response regulator transcription factor: MKILVVEDEAGLRDSIRDYFAEGGNVCETVGDYASALQKINMYRYDCILLDITLPNGSGLDILEALKANHHPDGVLIISAKNSLDDRLQGLDLGADDYLTKPFHLSELKARVMAIVRRKSFNGNREIVFNEITVDLLAKQVLVSGMPVKLTKKEYALLLYFIANKSKVISKNAIAEHLWGDEIDISDNFDFIYSHIKNLRKKLIDAGSGDYIQSAYGMGYKFTDH, encoded by the coding sequence GTGAAAATACTGGTAGTAGAAGACGAGGCCGGACTGCGAGACAGCATCCGGGATTATTTTGCAGAAGGTGGTAACGTTTGCGAAACCGTAGGCGATTACGCATCTGCGCTGCAAAAAATTAACATGTACCGGTATGATTGTATCCTGCTGGATATTACCTTGCCCAACGGTAGCGGTCTGGATATTTTAGAAGCGCTGAAAGCTAACCATCATCCGGATGGCGTGCTCATCATCTCAGCTAAAAACTCCTTAGATGATCGCCTGCAAGGGCTTGACCTCGGCGCCGATGATTACCTCACCAAACCTTTCCATCTTTCTGAACTGAAGGCCCGTGTAATGGCCATTGTTCGCCGCAAATCTTTTAACGGTAACCGGGAGATTGTTTTTAACGAGATTACGGTTGATCTGCTGGCTAAACAGGTGCTGGTTTCGGGCATGCCGGTTAAGCTCACCAAAAAAGAATATGCGCTGCTGCTATATTTTATAGCCAACAAAAGCAAGGTGATTTCTAAAAATGCCATTGCCGAGCACCTTTGGGGTGATGAAATAGATATTTCTGACAACTTCGATTTCATCTACTCTCACATTAAAAATCTGCGCAAAAAACTGATTGATGCCGGCAGCGGCGATTACATTCAATCTGCCTATGGTATGGGTTATAAGTTTACAGACCATTGA
- a CDS encoding phosphatase PAP2 family protein — translation MRIFGSLLICLTLLTAKPVIAQNIDLRLLQHINGPTGSADGLWRGVSNSDYVFVMATPATMLITGIAQHNQTLKAEAFETGGAVLLSQGATVLLKDVIHRQRPYLAYPNIITGKMNSTDSSFPSGHTSAAFATATSLSLAFPKWYVIAPSFAYAGAVGYSRMYLGVHYPSDVLAGAVIGAGSAFLTFKLQHWLEKKIP, via the coding sequence ATGCGAATTTTTGGATCTCTACTTATCTGCCTTACTTTACTAACTGCAAAACCCGTAATTGCCCAAAATATTGACCTGCGCCTGCTACAACACATTAACGGCCCGACTGGTTCTGCCGATGGCTTGTGGCGCGGTGTTTCTAACAGCGATTATGTTTTTGTGATGGCCACTCCTGCCACCATGCTCATCACCGGCATTGCACAACATAATCAGACTTTAAAGGCAGAAGCTTTTGAAACCGGCGGCGCGGTACTGTTATCTCAGGGCGCAACTGTTTTATTAAAGGATGTGATACACCGCCAACGCCCTTACCTGGCTTACCCGAATATCATCACCGGAAAAATGAATTCAACCGATTCATCCTTTCCGTCCGGACACACTTCTGCCGCGTTTGCCACGGCCACATCGCTCAGCCTGGCATTTCCAAAATGGTATGTTATTGCGCCGTCTTTTGCTTATGCAGGTGCCGTAGGTTATTCGCGCATGTACCTGGGCGTGCACTATCCAAGCGATGTATTGGCAGGGGCGGTAATTGGTGCGGGTTCGGCCTTCTTGACTTTTAAGCTGCAGCACTGGCTTGAAAAGAAAATTCCATAA
- a CDS encoding PepSY-like domain-containing protein, with product MKRRSAMLTMAAVLMGVSAMAQKTKMVPAAVASALKAKYPQATKITWEKEKGNFEANWGGKSGEDMAATFTPTGEFVEQVEAIEPTALPAPAQAYIKAHYAGKKVSEAGKVTHATGKTTYEAEIKKLEVVFDDKGNFMQASKEND from the coding sequence ATGAAAAGAAGATCAGCAATGTTAACAATGGCTGCTGTACTGATGGGCGTATCAGCAATGGCGCAAAAAACCAAAATGGTACCTGCAGCGGTAGCCTCGGCTTTAAAAGCTAAATATCCGCAGGCAACCAAAATAACCTGGGAAAAAGAAAAAGGAAATTTTGAGGCCAATTGGGGAGGCAAATCAGGCGAAGACATGGCAGCTACGTTTACACCAACAGGCGAATTTGTAGAACAGGTTGAAGCCATTGAACCCACTGCCCTGCCTGCACCCGCCCAGGCCTATATCAAAGCACACTACGCCGGTAAGAAGGTGAGCGAAGCGGGCAAGGTAACCCATGCCACAGGCAAAACCACTTATGAGGCCGAGATCAAAAAGCTGGAGGTGGTGTTTGACGACAAAGGCAATTTTATGCAAGCAAGCAAAGAAAACGACTAA
- a CDS encoding transcriptional repressor translates to MAEPFPLRDADLAFIIGKLRASGKVWTTQRDAFYNYFNGLTTPADGESLWLQIRAKGVSMSRETVYNTLKLLLDLGFADRNFNPSLNAYEYWPVRNTNS, encoded by the coding sequence ATGGCAGAACCTTTTCCCCTAAGAGATGCAGATCTGGCTTTTATAATAGGTAAACTGCGCGCATCCGGCAAGGTATGGACCACGCAACGAGACGCATTTTACAACTATTTTAACGGGCTTACCACTCCTGCAGACGGCGAAAGCCTATGGTTGCAAATACGCGCCAAAGGCGTATCTATGAGCCGCGAAACCGTTTATAATACCCTTAAATTATTGCTTGATCTTGGGTTTGCCGACCGGAATTTTAATCCTTCACTAAACGCTTATGAATATTGGCCGGTAAGAAACACCAACAGCTAA
- a CDS encoding metallophosphoesterase — translation MKKLLSLCLLFSALPLALFAQKNTTINILFSSDAHFGIFREKFRGDTAVAGVKVNAAMIDQMNHLVTQRLPQDKGINAGQPVEAVDYLIQTGDIANREEPPYQSATASWQQFISVYGNSVKLKGHQDQPATLLMVPGNHDISNAIGFTKKMVPATDPTAMVQIYNLMLHPAQPLTNAQFDYKKDKVNYSHNIGGIHFMFITLWPDSAERVWMAKDLQTVSPQTPVVIFTHDQPECEAKHFSNPAAPGTFPAGSKFENLVSEVYKDGKEVSKEDAATNIEQREWVKFLKQHPNIKAYFHGNSNWNQFYTYHGPDKDVNLPVFRVDSPMKGKYSAKDETKLSFQLISLDPASQNLTVRECLWNTKPNDATQKVIFGESKTISLAVR, via the coding sequence ATGAAGAAACTACTCAGCCTCTGCCTTCTGTTCTCGGCACTTCCCCTGGCATTATTCGCGCAAAAAAACACAACTATTAACATTCTATTTAGTTCTGACGCACACTTCGGCATCTTCCGCGAGAAATTTCGTGGCGATACCGCAGTTGCAGGCGTTAAAGTTAACGCAGCCATGATTGATCAAATGAATCATCTGGTTACCCAGCGCCTGCCTCAAGATAAAGGCATCAATGCCGGACAACCCGTTGAGGCCGTTGACTACCTGATACAAACCGGCGATATTGCCAACCGCGAGGAACCGCCTTACCAAAGCGCAACCGCATCATGGCAGCAGTTCATCAGTGTTTATGGCAACAGTGTTAAATTAAAAGGCCATCAGGATCAGCCTGCTACCCTGTTAATGGTACCGGGTAATCATGATATTTCTAACGCTATCGGCTTCACCAAAAAAATGGTACCGGCAACAGATCCAACGGCTATGGTGCAGATCTACAACCTGATGCTGCATCCAGCCCAGCCGCTTACCAATGCTCAGTTTGATTATAAAAAAGATAAGGTAAACTACTCGCATAATATTGGCGGCATACATTTTATGTTCATTACGTTGTGGCCCGATTCTGCCGAGCGCGTTTGGATGGCGAAAGACCTGCAAACAGTATCACCTCAAACCCCGGTGGTAATTTTTACGCATGATCAGCCTGAATGCGAGGCCAAACACTTTAGCAATCCTGCTGCGCCGGGCACTTTCCCCGCAGGCAGCAAGTTTGAAAACCTTGTTTCAGAAGTGTACAAAGACGGAAAAGAAGTGAGCAAAGAAGACGCCGCAACCAACATTGAGCAGCGCGAATGGGTTAAATTTTTGAAGCAACATCCTAACATCAAAGCTTATTTCCACGGCAACAGCAACTGGAACCAGTTTTATACCTACCATGGCCCGGATAAGGATGTTAACCTGCCGGTATTCCGTGTAGACTCGCCTATGAAAGGCAAATATTCTGCAAAAGATGAGACCAAACTCTCTTTCCAACTAATCAGTCTTGACCCTGCCAGCCAAAACCTAACCGTGCGCGAATGTTTGTGGAACACCAAACCTAATGATGCAACACAGAAAGTTATTTTCGGCGAAAGCAAAACCATTAGTCTGGCAGTACGTTAA
- a CDS encoding phosphoribosylpyrophosphate synthetase has product MTNYQSLEDALAALRQKGYNADFTTETEIHCLYSGEFDMRFEPEEFHVDESYWFDGPNGYESQTRLYAISSPISGVKGTLVDMDGKVAVTLSFIYQSTLSARRI; this is encoded by the coding sequence ATGACCAACTATCAATCACTCGAAGATGCTTTGGCTGCGCTAAGGCAAAAGGGCTACAATGCCGATTTTACCACGGAAACCGAAATTCACTGTCTATATAGCGGCGAATTTGATATGCGGTTTGAGCCGGAAGAATTTCATGTAGATGAATCGTACTGGTTTGATGGGCCAAACGGGTACGAAAGCCAAACAAGGCTCTATGCCATCTCTTCACCAATATCCGGCGTTAAAGGAACGCTGGTTGACATGGATGGTAAAGTAGCGGTTACGCTATCTTTCATTTACCAATCTACGCTCAGCGCAAGGCGAATTTGA
- a CDS encoding DMT family transporter → MKKKYLLLQFAVVIAGFTGVFGKLISLDAVLLVWYRVAFSALGGLAVLTVVKPKVRLRMKDRLKIGRVGLLLTAHWLFFYASIRYANISVGVVCFCLTSFFTAFLSPLINRKKFVYTEVFFSMLTLAGISLIFGFDSSFRTGIILGVISSCFSALYTIFNERLVKHYDSRQINFYQMLSGTIGLGVLLPLYLHFVPVKVLIPGLRDTVYLIFLALICTVGLYIMFAESLKRIPAFTVNMSFNLEPVYSIILAFIIFGESKELNIGFYLGLAVVIASVFIQPFVAPVKKENTL, encoded by the coding sequence ATGAAAAAGAAGTATTTGCTGCTGCAATTTGCTGTTGTTATAGCCGGTTTTACCGGTGTTTTTGGCAAGCTGATATCGCTTGATGCAGTTTTGCTGGTTTGGTACAGGGTTGCTTTCTCTGCCCTGGGTGGGCTGGCGGTTTTAACAGTTGTTAAACCAAAGGTAAGGTTGAGGATGAAAGACCGCCTCAAAATTGGCCGGGTGGGTCTGTTGCTCACCGCGCACTGGCTGTTCTTTTATGCGAGTATCCGTTATGCCAATATTTCTGTAGGGGTGGTGTGTTTCTGTTTAACGAGTTTCTTTACGGCGTTTCTCTCACCGTTAATCAATCGCAAAAAGTTTGTGTATACTGAGGTGTTTTTCAGTATGCTGACGCTGGCAGGCATCAGCCTGATTTTTGGTTTCGATAGTTCGTTTCGTACAGGGATTATCTTGGGCGTGATATCTTCTTGCTTTTCTGCGCTTTACACCATTTTTAACGAACGGTTGGTGAAACATTACGATAGCCGGCAGATTAACTTTTACCAGATGCTGAGCGGTACAATTGGGTTAGGCGTATTATTGCCGTTGTACCTTCATTTTGTCCCGGTTAAGGTACTGATCCCTGGGTTAAGAGATACCGTTTACCTGATTTTCCTGGCATTGATCTGCACCGTTGGCCTGTACATTATGTTTGCCGAATCATTGAAACGGATCCCTGCTTTTACCGTCAACATGAGTTTTAACCTGGAGCCTGTTTACTCTATTATCCTGGCTTTTATCATTTTTGGCGAGAGCAAGGAGCTTAATATTGGGTTCTATTTAGGGTTGGCTGTGGTAATTGCCTCGGTGTTTATACAGCCTTTTGTGGCGCCGGTTAAAAAAGAAAATACGCTTTAA
- a CDS encoding RNA polymerase sigma factor, with the protein MYQPEITPHLFRTEYSKIVAVLCKTFNLKHIETAEDIAADTFLKASETWALKGVPENPTAWLYTVAKNKVRDHFKHLAVFDDKVRGEIDFDEQVINPEFEFSNEVIADSQLAMIFAVCNPVNAAEAQICMALQILCGFSVKEIAGAFLAKSETIKKRLQRAREVLRNDHFQIKAPTQTEVTLRLDNVLTTLYLLFNEGYFSKTADELIRKDLCAEAMRLLLVLVENPLTNTSQTQALMALMCFQSSRMDARINSENEAVLLDEQDQNAWDEQLMARGNYHLINAFESNDISRYHLEAAIAYWHTNPTAKNRWENILQLYDHLLLIAFSPAAALNRLYAFAKVHGNEMAIVESGQLDLPYDQHYHSLMGYLCGPVAIEQAISHYQQAMELSASITEKNVLAKTIAELRTAHF; encoded by the coding sequence ATGTATCAGCCAGAAATTACACCGCATTTGTTCAGAACTGAGTACAGCAAAATAGTTGCTGTGCTTTGCAAAACCTTCAACCTGAAACATATCGAAACGGCTGAAGACATTGCTGCCGATACTTTCCTGAAAGCATCAGAAACATGGGCATTGAAGGGTGTGCCTGAAAATCCTACGGCTTGGCTCTACACCGTTGCTAAAAATAAGGTAAGGGATCATTTTAAGCACCTGGCGGTTTTTGATGATAAGGTTAGGGGGGAGATTGATTTTGACGAGCAGGTTATCAATCCTGAATTTGAGTTTAGCAATGAGGTGATAGCTGATAGTCAGTTGGCTATGATTTTTGCGGTGTGTAACCCGGTCAATGCGGCCGAGGCACAAATATGCATGGCCCTGCAAATACTTTGCGGTTTTAGCGTGAAGGAGATTGCCGGTGCATTTCTGGCGAAGTCTGAAACTATTAAGAAACGCCTGCAGAGGGCTCGCGAAGTGTTGCGTAACGATCATTTCCAGATCAAGGCGCCCACACAAACAGAGGTAACGTTGCGCTTGGACAATGTGTTGACCACCCTCTACCTGCTTTTTAACGAAGGCTATTTTTCAAAAACGGCAGATGAACTGATCCGTAAAGACCTATGCGCCGAAGCCATGCGGTTATTACTGGTGCTGGTTGAAAATCCACTCACCAATACATCGCAAACGCAGGCTTTGATGGCGCTGATGTGTTTCCAAAGTTCGCGGATGGATGCCCGCATCAATTCTGAAAATGAAGCCGTGCTGCTGGATGAGCAAGATCAAAATGCCTGGGATGAGCAATTGATGGCACGCGGCAACTACCATCTCATCAACGCCTTTGAAAGTAATGATATCTCCAGATATCATCTCGAGGCAGCCATTGCTTACTGGCATACCAACCCAACTGCCAAAAACCGGTGGGAAAACATTTTGCAGTTGTATGATCATTTGCTGCTGATTGCTTTTTCGCCCGCCGCTGCCCTGAATCGCCTTTACGCATTTGCTAAGGTGCACGGGAATGAGATGGCCATTGTTGAGTCCGGGCAGTTAGACCTGCCGTACGATCAGCACTATCATTCTTTAATGGGCTATTTGTGCGGGCCAGTAGCAATTGAGCAAGCCATCAGTCATTACCAGCAGGCGATGGAGCTATCAGCCTCAATAACAGAGAAAAACGTACTGGCCAAAACCATAGCCGAGTTAAGAACTGCCCATTTTTAA
- a CDS encoding YciI family protein yields MKEFLLVFRADYKAMPQLSPEEMQANTQKWMNWVAGIAAKGNLADRGNRLVPEGKVISGNGVVSDGPYTEIKEAILGYTMVKAETLDEAVALADGCPILFIGGTVEVREINPM; encoded by the coding sequence ATGAAAGAGTTTTTATTAGTTTTCAGAGCAGACTACAAGGCTATGCCTCAATTATCACCAGAAGAAATGCAGGCCAACACCCAAAAATGGATGAACTGGGTGGCAGGTATCGCCGCAAAGGGTAATCTGGCCGACAGGGGCAACCGCCTGGTGCCAGAGGGCAAGGTAATCAGCGGTAATGGCGTGGTGTCAGACGGGCCTTACACCGAAATTAAAGAAGCCATACTGGGTTATACCATGGTTAAAGCCGAAACCTTAGACGAAGCCGTAGCTTTAGCCGATGGATGCCCAATATTATTTATTGGCGGCACCGTAGAAGTAAGAGAAATAAACCCGATGTAA
- a CDS encoding PA2169 family four-helix-bundle protein: METTSKTSVLNDLIQINNDRVAGFEKAIADIKDENIDLKELFQSYSAQSRKNSQELSALVGAEGGDVETGTSMSGGLHRAWIDVKSLFGGNDRQSILSEAERGEDAIKKAYRDALTDEDLTGNAHEVVSRQAQAINAAHDQIKALRDAAQ, encoded by the coding sequence ATGGAAACCACATCAAAAACAAGCGTATTGAATGATCTGATCCAGATCAACAATGACCGTGTAGCTGGCTTTGAGAAAGCCATTGCTGACATTAAAGATGAAAATATTGATCTAAAAGAGCTGTTTCAAAGTTACTCCGCACAGAGCCGCAAGAACAGCCAGGAATTATCTGCGCTGGTAGGTGCCGAGGGGGGCGATGTAGAAACCGGTACCAGTATGTCGGGTGGTTTGCACCGTGCCTGGATCGATGTAAAATCACTGTTTGGTGGTAATGATCGACAGAGTATCCTATCTGAAGCAGAGCGTGGCGAAGACGCCATTAAAAAAGCTTACCGCGATGCTCTGACTGACGAAGACCTGACAGGTAACGCTCACGAAGTAGTAAGTCGCCAGGCTCAGGCCATTAATGCCGCTCATGATCAGATCAAAGCGCTGCGCGATGCTGCTCAGTAA
- a CDS encoding polysaccharide lyase family 1 protein has translation MNKSWSKMGLAFSAAMLGLTGFAGAQQLAFPGAEGFGRFATGGRSGAVYHVTNLNDRGEGSFRDAVSKPNRTVVFDVSGVIKITDKIAAAPKITVAGQTAPGEGVVVYGNGVSFADSSIIRYMRFRGSITMPRGACTVVADNCHDVIFDHVSVSWGRWDNFHIKGTTNITLQYCLIGEPIDPQRFGALFEDPHNVTISHCLWIDNQSRNPKAKASIEYINNVVYNWGGNGLVGGHSGANHFQDVIGNYFIGGPNSSKSFISLFTATDHVYQRDNMVDINKDGKLNGRLATDSDFIHTTATVVKQRNFQTNTTIDKPEEAFRKVLAGVGASQRRDAVDKRIIGYLQSLGKEGKIFKTEADAGGQPNMEAVTQHADGNNNGIPDAVEGKYLAAGKADATKVNKDGYTSLEAYLNDLVKAK, from the coding sequence ATGAATAAGAGCTGGAGCAAAATGGGGCTTGCCTTCAGCGCAGCCATGTTGGGCCTCACGGGGTTTGCCGGGGCCCAGCAACTGGCGTTTCCAGGAGCAGAGGGATTTGGTCGTTTTGCCACGGGAGGCCGTAGCGGAGCAGTGTACCACGTAACCAATTTAAACGACAGGGGCGAAGGCTCTTTCCGCGATGCCGTAAGTAAACCTAACCGCACTGTGGTGTTTGATGTATCGGGCGTAATCAAGATTACCGATAAAATTGCCGCAGCGCCCAAAATCACTGTTGCCGGGCAAACCGCTCCCGGAGAGGGTGTTGTGGTTTACGGCAATGGCGTATCATTTGCCGATAGCAGCATAATCCGTTACATGCGTTTCAGGGGCAGCATCACCATGCCGCGCGGTGCCTGCACGGTAGTGGCCGATAATTGCCATGATGTAATTTTTGATCACGTAAGTGTATCATGGGGGCGTTGGGATAATTTCCACATCAAGGGTACAACCAACATCACCCTGCAATACTGTTTAATTGGCGAGCCTATTGATCCGCAGCGTTTTGGTGCGCTGTTTGAAGACCCGCATAATGTAACTATCAGTCATTGTTTGTGGATTGATAACCAGAGCCGTAATCCTAAAGCAAAAGCCAGTATAGAGTACATTAATAATGTGGTTTATAACTGGGGCGGCAATGGTTTGGTAGGCGGTCACTCTGGTGCTAATCATTTCCAGGACGTAATTGGTAATTATTTCATCGGCGGGCCAAATTCAAGTAAATCATTCATCAGCCTGTTTACCGCTACAGACCATGTTTACCAGCGCGATAATATGGTAGACATCAACAAAGACGGCAAACTGAACGGCAGATTAGCTACCGATTCTGATTTTATCCATACCACCGCTACCGTAGTAAAGCAGCGTAATTTCCAGACTAATACTACCATTGATAAGCCCGAAGAAGCTTTCCGCAAGGTGCTGGCAGGGGTAGGCGCTTCGCAACGCCGTGACGCGGTAGATAAACGCATCATCGGTTACCTTCAAAGTCTGGGCAAAGAAGGCAAGATCTTTAAAACAGAAGCCGATGCCGGCGGTCAGCCAAATATGGAGGCCGTTACTCAACATGCCGATGGTAACAACAACGGTATTCCTGATGCAGTAGAAGGTAAATACCTTGCTGCCGGTAAGGCCGATGCTACAAAGGTGAATAAAGATGGCTACACCAGTTTGGAAGCCTATCTGAATGACCTGGTAAAAGCTAAATAA
- a CDS encoding RagB/SusD family nutrient uptake outer membrane protein, with protein MKVKIYPIVRTAAVAVLLSGVSACSKMYDVKPQNVVEAKNTYQNIYDADAAVTGVYGKFLGLAGQYEVLNELRADLMDVTPNAGADLQQINTHNVLPGNAYADPTPFYSVILNCNDVMKNLTIMHNTQKLTDADYNQRWSDIGALRCWLYFQLGLQYGNIPYVTESFSDVNTVKDQSKYPRIALADLVKTLIAFMEALPYKDPYPAANSLITTIDTYPSKMFYVNKNCLLGDLYLWNNDYHKAAIAYKNVMETSTPNGPGDSYNYYNTYTLNSGSDNDAVTQSAWLTFFSRSMQDREYQTEWIWSMVFDKAFAPENPFINLFANSGGKYLVKPSQTAIDNWSAQRQTDGTPYDYRGINTTYKMVNGQPVIMKFLYNYVNASTGIPSDPLAKNGRWYIYRTPTLHLRFAEAANRDGQTKIAWALVNAGIKGAYDDTTIPDPTQRRITNLPFPYDFDARKLDAPTIRGKYHRNLGVRARVNVTNLDVSLQQNANFLAMEDNIINEDALELAYEGNRWQDLMRVALRRNDPSFLADKVYNKLLKDGNPAAATVRAKLMDPKNWFLPFN; from the coding sequence ATGAAAGTGAAAATATATCCTATTGTAAGAACAGCCGCAGTTGCGGTGTTGCTGTCGGGGGTAAGCGCGTGCAGTAAAATGTACGATGTGAAGCCGCAAAACGTGGTAGAAGCAAAAAACACCTACCAAAATATTTATGATGCTGATGCTGCAGTAACCGGTGTTTACGGCAAATTTTTGGGCTTGGCCGGTCAGTATGAAGTGCTGAACGAGCTGCGTGCCGACCTGATGGACGTAACCCCCAACGCTGGTGCCGATCTGCAGCAGATCAACACTCACAATGTGCTGCCGGGTAACGCCTATGCCGACCCAACCCCGTTCTACTCGGTAATTCTGAACTGTAACGATGTGATGAAGAACCTGACCATTATGCACAACACCCAAAAGCTAACTGACGCCGATTATAACCAGCGTTGGAGCGATATTGGTGCCCTGCGCTGCTGGTTATACTTTCAACTGGGTTTGCAGTATGGCAATATCCCGTATGTAACGGAGAGCTTTAGCGATGTGAACACCGTTAAAGACCAAAGCAAATATCCGCGCATAGCGTTGGCTGATCTGGTGAAAACGCTGATTGCCTTTATGGAAGCTTTACCTTATAAAGATCCATATCCTGCGGCTAATTCGTTGATCACTACCATTGATACCTATCCGTCTAAAATGTTCTACGTCAATAAAAACTGCCTGCTGGGCGATTTGTACCTGTGGAACAACGATTATCACAAAGCGGCCATTGCCTACAAAAATGTAATGGAAACATCAACGCCAAATGGTCCTGGCGATAGCTATAACTACTACAATACTTACACGCTGAACAGCGGTAGCGATAACGATGCGGTAACGCAAAGCGCCTGGTTAACCTTCTTCTCCCGCTCTATGCAGGACAGGGAGTACCAGACCGAGTGGATCTGGTCTATGGTGTTTGATAAAGCCTTTGCGCCTGAGAATCCTTTCATCAACCTGTTTGCTAACTCAGGCGGCAAGTATCTGGTAAAGCCATCGCAAACTGCTATTGATAACTGGAGCGCTCAGCGTCAGACCGACGGTACGCCTTATGACTATCGCGGTATCAACACTACTTACAAAATGGTTAACGGTCAGCCGGTGATCATGAAGTTTCTATATAACTACGTGAACGCTTCAACCGGTATCCCGTCAGATCCGCTGGCTAAAAATGGTCGTTGGTATATTTATCGCACACCAACGCTGCACCTGCGCTTTGCCGAGGCTGCTAACCGCGATGGACAGACCAAAATTGCCTGGGCGCTGGTAAATGCAGGTATCAAAGGTGCGTATGATGATACGACTATCCCTGACCCAACGCAGCGCCGCATTACCAATCTGCCTTTCCCTTATGATTTTGATGCCCGTAAGTTGGATGCGCCAACCATCCGCGGTAAATACCACCGTAACCTGGGCGTGCGTGCCAGGGTAAACGTTACCAATCTGGATGTGAGCCTGCAGCAGAATGCCAACTTTTTGGCTATGGAAGATAATATCATAAATGAAGACGCACTGGAACTGGCTTACGAAGGTAATCGCTGGCAAGACCTGATGCGTGTTGCCCTGCGCCGTAACGATCCGTCGTTCCTGGCCGATAAAGTGTACAACAAATTGCTGAAAGACGGCAATCCGGCGGCTGCCACTGTGCGTGCCAAACTAATGGACCCTAAAAACTGGTTCCTGCCATTTAACTAA